In a single window of the Acinetobacter tibetensis genome:
- a CDS encoding alpha/beta hydrolase produces MPEIPFLNPSILKQLDLPVPNRDTTPQVLSPLNLNHAFSPSVELQAYRKLYGLHLLDCEHWQGFVQMPLFKLHVQVFQPKPNTEGKIVIKGTVFLLHGYLEHSGIYQPIIRELLEQGFSVLTYDLPGHGLSDGSPASIQDFDHYQRVLHAVYQYVKNASQLPKPWLGIGQSTGGAILMHHLLEFAERRENPYVERVLLLSPLIRPAKSAWWHNSVGLGIIRRIKRQVPRHFRRNNHNPEFLRFVRLKDPLQPRMMGMDWILAMSKWMQQMEERPSCRIPVWLAQGALDQTVDWRYNIEFIRRKFRLQTLLMLEEGSHQLINERADIRAALTGLIPAFLHAHSTGEYY; encoded by the coding sequence ATGCCTGAAATTCCATTTTTAAATCCAAGTATACTGAAACAATTAGATTTACCTGTACCTAATCGAGACACGACGCCACAGGTTTTAAGTCCATTAAATTTGAATCATGCATTTTCACCATCGGTTGAATTACAAGCTTATCGTAAGTTGTACGGCCTGCATCTGCTGGACTGTGAGCATTGGCAAGGTTTTGTGCAAATGCCTTTGTTTAAATTGCATGTGCAAGTGTTTCAACCTAAACCGAATACGGAAGGAAAGATTGTCATAAAAGGAACAGTATTCCTTTTGCATGGCTATTTAGAACACAGCGGAATTTATCAGCCAATTATCCGTGAACTGCTTGAACAAGGTTTTAGTGTACTTACATATGACCTCCCAGGTCATGGATTGAGTGATGGTTCGCCTGCGAGTATTCAAGATTTTGATCATTATCAGCGTGTTTTACATGCGGTATATCAATATGTGAAAAATGCTTCGCAGCTTCCTAAACCATGGTTAGGGATTGGACAAAGTACGGGTGGTGCAATCCTTATGCATCATTTACTTGAGTTTGCCGAGCGCCGTGAAAATCCATATGTAGAGCGTGTTCTATTATTGTCACCTTTAATTCGACCTGCTAAATCGGCTTGGTGGCACAACTCTGTCGGTTTGGGTATTATTCGTCGGATTAAGCGTCAAGTTCCGAGACATTTCCGTCGTAATAATCATAACCCTGAATTTTTAAGATTTGTTCGTTTAAAAGATCCTTTGCAACCTCGTATGATGGGTATGGACTGGATTTTGGCAATGTCGAAGTGGATGCAGCAGATGGAAGAGCGCCCCTCTTGTCGTATACCTGTCTGGTTGGCTCAAGGTGCATTAGACCAAACCGTAGACTGGCGTTATAACATTGAATTTATCCGTCGGAAATTTCGATTGCAAACCCTGTTGATGTTAGAAGAAGGGTCACATCAATTAATTAATGAACGGGCTGATATTCGTGCTGCTTTAACAGGTCTAATCCCTGCTTTTTTACATGCGCATAGCACAGGCGAGTATTATTAA
- a CDS encoding FMN-binding glutamate synthase family protein has translation MPNPAQIVRHKLLNTFFSRHSVWFTFIFITLSITWFRLNYAPHYIYYFLSDTTLNVLWLVSTVLSIVGLYDLLQNRHSILKNYPIMGHFRFLFEEFRPEIRQYFIESDEDALPFSRMQRSLVYQRAKNENSDKPFGSIIDVYQQDYRFMTHSIQPCPPADPSTFRIQIGSSQCTQPYNASIMNISAMSFGSLSANAIRALNKGAQLGNFYHDTGEGSLSPYHLEYGGDIVWELGSGYFGCRTEDGTFDPVKFAQQAVLPQIKMIEIKLSQGAKPGHGGILPKDKISAEIAQIRGIPRDRDCISPSKHSAFNTPIEMLQFIQKLRELSGGKPVGFKLCIGQPWQFMGIVKAMLHTQILPDFIVVDGSEGGTGAAPIELINHMGTPLREGVLFVHNTLVGAGLRKQIKIGASGKIISAFDIASTMAIGADWVNSARGFMFAIGCIQAQSCHTNQCPVGVATQDQDRQKAIHVPTKGERVFHFHKNTLHALSEMIAAAGLRHPSDIKAHHLAQRINDREIKNYAQLHFWLKDGELLNCENKDQENFYFRMWNMAKKEYF, from the coding sequence ATGCCGAATCCAGCACAAATTGTACGCCACAAATTACTGAACACTTTTTTCTCGCGTCATTCTGTTTGGTTCACTTTTATTTTTATCACACTTAGCATCACTTGGTTTAGACTCAATTATGCTCCTCATTATATTTATTATTTCCTCTCCGATACGACCCTCAACGTATTGTGGTTGGTGAGTACTGTCCTAAGCATTGTCGGCTTATATGATTTATTACAGAATCGGCACTCAATTTTAAAAAACTACCCGATCATGGGACATTTTCGCTTCTTATTTGAAGAGTTCCGACCAGAAATTCGACAATATTTCATTGAATCCGATGAAGATGCTTTACCTTTTTCAAGAATGCAACGCAGCTTAGTCTATCAACGCGCCAAGAATGAAAATTCAGATAAACCATTTGGTTCCATCATCGACGTGTATCAGCAAGACTATCGCTTTATGACGCACTCCATTCAACCTTGTCCCCCTGCCGACCCTTCTACATTCCGCATTCAAATCGGGAGTTCACAATGTACTCAACCCTATAATGCTTCTATCATGAATATTTCTGCCATGAGCTTTGGTAGTTTAAGTGCTAATGCCATTCGTGCATTAAACAAAGGAGCACAATTGGGCAACTTTTACCACGATACTGGTGAAGGTAGTCTCAGTCCTTACCACTTAGAATATGGTGGTGATATTGTCTGGGAACTGGGCAGTGGATACTTTGGGTGTCGCACGGAAGATGGTACTTTCGATCCTGTAAAGTTTGCACAGCAGGCGGTTCTTCCCCAAATTAAAATGATTGAGATTAAGCTGTCACAAGGTGCCAAACCAGGACACGGCGGCATCCTCCCTAAAGATAAAATCTCTGCGGAAATTGCGCAAATCCGTGGTATTCCACGTGATCGTGATTGTATTTCTCCGTCTAAGCACTCAGCCTTCAATACACCTATTGAAATGCTACAGTTTATTCAAAAATTACGTGAACTCTCTGGCGGAAAACCCGTAGGATTCAAACTGTGTATCGGTCAACCTTGGCAGTTTATGGGGATAGTCAAAGCGATGCTGCATACGCAAATACTCCCTGACTTTATTGTAGTCGATGGTTCCGAAGGTGGGACTGGGGCTGCACCGATTGAATTGATCAATCATATGGGAACACCGCTCCGTGAAGGCGTACTATTCGTACACAATACCTTAGTTGGTGCTGGATTAAGAAAACAGATCAAGATTGGCGCCAGTGGGAAAATCATCAGTGCTTTTGATATTGCAAGCACAATGGCAATTGGTGCCGATTGGGTTAACTCAGCACGTGGTTTTATGTTCGCAATTGGCTGTATTCAAGCACAGAGTTGTCACACCAACCAGTGTCCCGTCGGTGTTGCAACGCAAGATCAAGACCGCCAAAAGGCAATACATGTGCCTACAAAAGGTGAACGTGTTTTTCACTTTCACAAAAATACTCTACACGCCCTATCCGAAATGATTGCTGCGGCAGGTCTACGCCACCCTTCAGATATTAAAGCCCACCATTTAGCACAACGAATTAATGACCGTGAAATTAAAAACTATGCTCAATTGCATTTTTGGTTAAAAGACGGTGAACTTCTAAACTGCGAAAATAAAGATCAGGAAAACTTTTATTTCCGTATGTGGAATATGGCAAAAAAAGAATATTTCTAA
- a CDS encoding response regulator — MSNDETMLPVPVVILEDEPIIQNRLRRILTELGYENETLHFVSNLKEAFEKIEEIPVSLALVDLGLPDGNGVEFIEKLRERDSSALILVISAWSTQSSLFSAIKAGATGYVLKERDDAEVLLAIRSILRGGAPIDPFIAREILNQIAVQENAHDKSQQQEALPSDMEALTNREKEILDLVAQGLSNREISEQLFVSRYTVESHIKHIYRKLSVSKRTKAVSAARTLGII; from the coding sequence ATGAGCAATGATGAAACAATGTTGCCAGTACCAGTAGTTATTCTGGAAGATGAACCAATTATACAGAACCGTCTAAGAAGAATTCTAACTGAACTGGGATATGAAAATGAGACATTACATTTTGTCTCTAATCTTAAAGAAGCATTTGAAAAAATAGAGGAAATTCCGGTCTCATTGGCTTTGGTAGACTTGGGTTTGCCAGATGGAAATGGCGTGGAGTTTATTGAGAAGTTACGCGAAAGAGATTCGAGCGCCTTAATTCTGGTTATTTCAGCATGGAGTACACAGTCAAGCTTATTCTCTGCCATTAAGGCAGGTGCAACGGGTTATGTGTTAAAAGAGCGTGATGACGCTGAAGTCTTGTTAGCGATCCGTAGTATTTTGCGTGGTGGTGCGCCAATTGACCCTTTTATTGCTCGTGAGATTTTGAACCAAATTGCGGTACAAGAAAACGCACATGATAAAAGTCAACAACAGGAAGCTTTACCATCCGATATGGAAGCATTGACCAATCGTGAAAAGGAAATTTTGGATTTGGTGGCGCAAGGTTTAAGTAATCGGGAAATCTCTGAACAATTATTTGTTTCGCGTTATACGGTAGAAAGTCATATTAAGCATATTTATCGGAAACTTTCTGTTTCAAAAAGGACGAAAGCTGTAAGTGCAGCGAGAACTTTAGGGATTATATGA
- a CDS encoding 7TM diverse intracellular signaling domain-containing protein codes for MTKLILRIFCMFALVCIHMQTYAASSYYSIDEHCTIQVQPIQFVKTNTIHHIPTSGWKEVELPDNWDIHEPNYNGGAWYKILWKPDCSSGTLSESFAFSIEYINSAGAVYFNRNVLWRDKNLVEPLSKSWNMPRYWVLTPSSFKTGENEFLIYVNGYAFQKAGLGGISFHNVQAADDQHRQQIWNRRTLFEINIIISLVLGLLCFSIWIFRRSETTFAWFALSCILWVLFISNILVTETKPFPNNLISAQANLSFFILYMVCFCTYLLRFIRIEFPRLERCIWGITFIILIIIFFTPLQWITPVFINIFILYILLFLSTYFYLAYITIKTKKREYIFLLLCLTGILICALFDSLLLGSNLHKNIKPLSPYTSPIITVFVVLILGVKLARNTRRVEKFNVRLEEKMHQVSQDLYASMNEKHKLELENVRLQERIHLSHDLHDGLGSSLVRSMIIVDQAEHNMSNQQFLSILKLLRDDLRQIIDSGSSLGSRVPENPILWVAPVRHRFSQLMDELDIESKWSFPQNWGYVPNALQCLTLIRVLEESLTNIVKHSQAKHVFVSIIFPYERQLILTIEDDGVGFDVKSNFQNGMSIGIRSMKMRLERVGAELQVSSEKGKTVVQAFLEIRQ; via the coding sequence ATGACCAAATTGATTCTGCGGATTTTTTGTATGTTTGCACTAGTTTGCATTCATATGCAGACTTACGCAGCATCATCTTATTATTCCATAGATGAGCATTGTACGATTCAAGTGCAACCGATTCAGTTTGTAAAAACAAATACGATTCATCATATTCCTACATCGGGTTGGAAAGAGGTAGAGTTACCTGATAACTGGGATATCCATGAGCCAAATTATAATGGTGGTGCGTGGTATAAAATACTTTGGAAACCTGATTGTTCTTCAGGAACACTTAGTGAATCTTTTGCATTTTCGATTGAATATATTAATTCTGCGGGTGCAGTTTATTTTAATCGTAACGTACTTTGGCGTGATAAAAATTTGGTTGAACCCTTATCGAAAAGCTGGAATATGCCTAGATATTGGGTATTAACACCATCTAGTTTTAAAACTGGAGAGAATGAGTTTTTAATTTATGTGAATGGTTATGCCTTTCAAAAAGCAGGACTTGGAGGGATTTCTTTCCATAATGTGCAAGCTGCTGATGATCAACATCGGCAACAGATTTGGAATAGGCGAACTTTATTTGAAATCAATATCATTATTTCATTGGTGCTAGGTCTATTATGTTTTTCGATATGGATTTTTAGGCGTTCAGAAACAACTTTTGCATGGTTCGCACTCAGTTGCATACTTTGGGTTCTATTTATTTCCAATATTCTAGTGACAGAAACTAAACCATTTCCTAATAATCTGATTTCTGCACAAGCCAATCTCAGTTTTTTTATTCTTTATATGGTGTGTTTCTGTACGTATCTGCTTCGATTTATTCGTATTGAGTTTCCTCGCTTAGAGCGCTGTATTTGGGGTATCACGTTTATTATATTAATTATTATTTTCTTTACACCACTACAATGGATCACCCCAGTTTTTATTAATATTTTTATTCTTTATATTTTATTATTTTTATCGACTTATTTTTATTTGGCTTATATTACAATTAAAACTAAGAAAAGAGAGTATATATTTTTATTGCTCTGTCTTACTGGTATTTTAATTTGTGCATTATTTGATAGCTTACTTCTAGGTTCAAATTTACATAAAAATATTAAACCACTTTCTCCTTATACATCACCAATCATTACGGTCTTTGTCGTGCTTATTTTAGGGGTGAAATTAGCCAGAAATACGCGCCGCGTAGAGAAGTTCAATGTAAGACTAGAAGAAAAAATGCATCAGGTCAGTCAAGATTTATATGCCAGTATGAATGAAAAACATAAGCTTGAACTGGAGAATGTTCGTTTACAGGAGAGAATTCATCTTTCGCATGATTTACATGATGGATTAGGTTCATCTTTGGTGCGCTCCATGATTATTGTGGATCAGGCGGAACACAATATGAGTAATCAGCAATTTTTATCTATTTTAAAGTTGTTGCGGGATGATTTAAGACAAATCATTGATAGTGGGTCAAGTCTTGGCTCACGAGTTCCTGAAAATCCAATTTTATGGGTAGCACCAGTTCGTCACCGTTTTAGCCAACTCATGGATGAATTGGACATCGAGTCTAAATGGTCTTTTCCACAAAATTGGGGCTATGTGCCGAATGCTTTGCAGTGTTTAACCCTTATTCGGGTTTTGGAAGAAAGTCTGACCAATATTGTGAAACATAGTCAGGCGAAACATGTCTTTGTTTCTATAATATTTCCGTATGAGCGCCAACTGATTTTAACCATTGAGGATGATGGTGTTGGTTTTGATGTGAAGAGCAATTTTCAAAATGGGATGAGCATTGGAATTCGAAGTATGAAAATGCGTTTAGAACGTGTAGGTGCTGAATTACAAGTCAGCTCTGAAAAGGGCAAAACGGTGGTTCAGGCATTTTTGGAAATTAGACAATAA
- a CDS encoding cupin domain-containing protein: MSQPLDVLGGITAEQFLREYWQKKPLLVRNALPEIINILEPNDVMELALEEHVTARLIKQKDKDPNQWTVKSSPLIKGDFQKMPKLWTLLVQAVDHYSFDLAELWKKFPFIPQWRRDDIMVSYAPKGGSVGKHFDFYDVFLVQGYGHRRWQLGQMCDANTEFVAGQPLKLLPEMQVDFDEVLAPGDLLYVPPGLSHYGVAEDDCLTFSFGFRMPNMADLMDRVSDKFADNTFLKNPLIDIQRQHPNSIGQITKSELDYLKTLLLERLQNSSELDNAIISLMSEPKYPDNIPEPDEIEADDLREILDTGYEILLEPASRLLYAEQDQALLFWANGEQICISEDSSNLLKQIADGQILAFDQHFNHDEILEDFAQLMNDSILMLLPPAEE, from the coding sequence ATGTCCCAACCTTTAGATGTTTTAGGCGGCATCACCGCTGAACAGTTTCTTCGCGAATACTGGCAAAAGAAACCTTTACTTGTACGCAATGCTTTACCTGAGATCATCAACATCTTAGAACCGAATGATGTGATGGAACTGGCTTTAGAAGAGCATGTGACTGCACGTTTAATTAAGCAAAAAGATAAAGACCCAAATCAATGGACAGTGAAATCATCACCTTTAATTAAGGGCGATTTCCAAAAGATGCCAAAACTATGGACATTACTGGTTCAAGCCGTCGATCATTACTCGTTTGATTTGGCTGAATTGTGGAAAAAGTTTCCATTTATTCCGCAATGGCGCCGTGATGACATTATGGTGTCCTATGCGCCTAAAGGTGGTTCAGTTGGAAAACACTTTGACTTTTATGATGTGTTCCTTGTGCAAGGCTATGGGCATCGTCGTTGGCAGCTTGGACAAATGTGTGATGCCAATACCGAATTTGTTGCAGGTCAACCTTTAAAATTACTGCCTGAAATGCAGGTTGATTTTGATGAAGTACTTGCGCCTGGGGACTTGCTCTATGTCCCACCAGGTTTATCTCATTACGGTGTCGCGGAAGATGACTGTCTCACCTTCTCGTTTGGTTTCCGTATGCCAAATATGGCAGATCTGATGGATCGTGTTAGTGACAAGTTTGCTGATAACACTTTCTTAAAAAATCCATTGATTGATATTCAAAGACAACATCCCAATTCAATTGGGCAAATCACCAAATCAGAATTGGATTATTTAAAAACCCTGTTACTCGAACGCTTACAGAATTCATCCGAACTGGATAATGCCATTATCAGTTTAATGTCAGAGCCAAAATATCCAGACAATATTCCTGAACCTGATGAAATTGAAGCAGATGACTTACGTGAAATTTTAGATACAGGTTATGAAATTTTACTCGAACCTGCGTCACGTTTATTGTATGCCGAACAAGACCAAGCATTATTGTTCTGGGCAAATGGCGAGCAAATTTGTATTTCTGAAGATTCTAGCAATCTGTTAAAGCAAATTGCAGACGGTCAAATATTGGCCTTTGATCAGCACTTTAATCATGACGAAATTTTAGAAGATTTTGCTCAACTGATGAATGATTCGATTCTGATGCTACTTCCACCAGCTGAAGAATAA
- a CDS encoding Maf family protein, giving the protein MNTQIILASSSQTRKDLMDRLKIQYDCVVPDIDESPRGELHADDLARRLAFEKANAIAQKHPDSIVIGSDQVAWREGAPDIFIGKPLSADKAIRQLQANSDKIVYFSTALSVQQHSTGFEQTLVEHYKVKFRKLSLAEIERYVAIEQPLHCAGSFKCESLGISLFEQMIGHDQTTLMGMPMIQLCQILRQLNILVP; this is encoded by the coding sequence ATGAATACCCAAATCATTCTGGCTTCAAGCAGTCAGACACGCAAAGATTTAATGGATCGCTTAAAGATCCAGTATGATTGTGTTGTACCAGATATTGATGAATCACCCCGTGGTGAATTACATGCAGATGATTTGGCTCGTCGTTTAGCCTTTGAAAAAGCCAATGCCATTGCACAGAAACATCCTGACTCGATTGTCATTGGTTCAGACCAAGTGGCTTGGCGTGAAGGTGCCCCAGATATATTTATTGGTAAACCGCTCTCGGCAGATAAAGCCATTCGTCAGCTACAAGCCAATTCTGACAAAATCGTCTATTTCAGTACCGCACTGAGCGTACAACAACATTCAACTGGGTTTGAACAAACACTGGTCGAACACTACAAAGTAAAATTTAGAAAACTGAGTTTGGCAGAGATCGAACGTTATGTCGCTATAGAGCAACCGCTACATTGTGCGGGTAGCTTTAAATGTGAGAGTTTGGGTATTAGTTTATTCGAACAAATGATCGGACACGATCAAACCACATTAATGGGCATGCCGATGATTCAATTGTGCCAAATTCTCCGTCAATTAAATATTTTAGTTCCTTAA
- a CDS encoding DUF2237 family protein, whose amino-acid sequence MSFHPDPKINRLNVFGEPLASCCFDPITGYFRNGFCHTATTDLGQHTLCAQMTSEFLNFSQKVGNDLITPVPEVGFPGLQPGDFWCICVTRWVEAYQAGQAPPVKIHACHQAVLSYVPLNVLMDYAI is encoded by the coding sequence ATGTCATTTCATCCAGATCCTAAAATTAACCGCTTAAATGTATTTGGCGAACCCTTAGCCAGTTGTTGTTTTGACCCAATTACAGGTTATTTCCGCAATGGATTTTGCCATACTGCAACGACCGATTTAGGGCAGCACACCCTATGTGCGCAAATGACTTCTGAGTTTCTAAATTTTTCACAGAAAGTTGGCAATGACTTAATCACCCCTGTACCCGAAGTTGGTTTCCCTGGTTTACAACCTGGCGATTTCTGGTGTATTTGTGTGACACGTTGGGTGGAAGCTTATCAGGCGGGTCAAGCACCTCCTGTTAAAATCCATGCCTGCCATCAAGCCGTTCTTTCTTATGTTCCACTGAATGTATTAATGGATTATGCCATCTGA
- a CDS encoding phosphoglycerate kinase, which translates to MNFQRMTDLDLAGKRVLIREDLNVPVKNGVITSDARLRAALPTIKAALDKGAAVMVYSHLGRPVEGEPKAEQSLAPVAAYLTEALGQDVQLVTDYLDGVEVQAGQVVLLENCRFNLGEKKNNPELAKKYAALCDVFVMDAFGTAHRAEASTEGVARLAPVAVAGPLLAAELDALGRALQTPEKPMVAIVAGSKVSTKLDVLTSLSDICDQLIVGGGIANTFLAAAGFNVGKSLCENDLIDTAKAIAAKVSVPLPTDVVVADASEINFDDFLGSLAAAKAVVKKVEDVTDNDMILDVGPETAQAFAEILKTSKTILWNGPVGVFEVDQFGEGTKTLSLAIAESEGFSIAGGGDTLAAIDKYEVADKIGYISTGGGAFLEFVEGKTLPAVAVLLERA; encoded by the coding sequence ATGAATTTTCAGCGTATGACTGACCTTGATTTAGCAGGTAAACGAGTTCTTATTCGTGAAGACTTAAACGTTCCTGTTAAAAATGGTGTGATTACCAGTGATGCACGTTTACGTGCTGCATTACCGACAATCAAAGCCGCATTAGATAAAGGCGCAGCAGTCATGGTGTATTCACATCTTGGTCGTCCTGTAGAAGGTGAGCCAAAAGCTGAACAATCATTAGCTCCTGTAGCTGCTTATTTAACCGAAGCTCTAGGTCAAGACGTTCAGTTAGTGACGGACTATCTTGATGGTGTTGAAGTTCAAGCAGGTCAAGTGGTTCTGTTAGAAAACTGCCGTTTCAATCTCGGTGAAAAGAAAAATAACCCAGAATTGGCGAAAAAATACGCAGCGCTTTGTGATGTATTTGTGATGGACGCATTTGGTACGGCTCACCGTGCTGAAGCTTCAACTGAAGGTGTTGCACGTTTAGCACCAGTTGCAGTAGCAGGTCCACTCCTTGCGGCTGAACTTGATGCATTAGGTCGTGCATTACAAACGCCTGAAAAACCAATGGTCGCAATTGTTGCAGGTTCTAAAGTATCGACTAAGTTAGATGTGTTGACCTCACTTTCTGATATTTGTGATCAATTGATCGTGGGTGGTGGTATTGCCAATACATTCTTGGCAGCAGCAGGCTTCAATGTTGGCAAATCATTGTGTGAAAATGATTTAATTGATACAGCAAAAGCGATTGCGGCAAAAGTATCTGTACCACTTCCAACTGATGTTGTTGTTGCTGATGCATCTGAAATTAACTTTGATGATTTCTTGGGTTCATTGGCTGCTGCAAAAGCAGTGGTGAAAAAAGTTGAAGATGTTACTGATAACGACATGATTTTGGATGTTGGCCCAGAAACAGCGCAAGCTTTTGCAGAAATTTTAAAAACTTCAAAAACAATTCTTTGGAACGGTCCTGTAGGCGTGTTTGAAGTTGATCAATTTGGTGAAGGCACTAAAACGCTTTCTTTAGCGATTGCAGAGTCTGAAGGTTTCTCAATTGCAGGTGGTGGCGATACTTTAGCTGCGATCGACAAATACGAAGTTGCTGATAAAATTGGTTATATCTCAACGGGTGGTGGTGCTTTCCTTGAATTTGTTGAAGGTAAAACACTTCCAGCAGTCGCTGTTCTTTTAGAACGTGCTTAA
- the fba gene encoding class II fructose-bisphosphate aldolase (catalyzes the reversible aldol condensation of dihydroxyacetonephosphate and glyceraldehyde 3-phosphate in the Calvin cycle, glycolysis, and/or gluconeogenesis), with amino-acid sequence MALISLRQLLDHAGEHAYGVPAFNVNNLEQMRAIMLAADATNSPVIVQASAGARKYAGAPFLRHLILAAIEEWPHIPVVMHQDHGTDPDVCQRSIQLGFSSVMMDGSLGADGKTPTTYEYNVDVTRRTVQMAHACGVSVEGEIGCLGSLETGMAGEEDGVGAEGVLDHSQLLTSVEEARQFVADTNVDALAIAVGTSHGAYKFTRPPTGDILAIDRIKEIHAALPNTHLVMHGSSSVPQEWLAIINQYGGDIKETYGVPVEQLVEAIKHGVRKINIDTDLRLASTGAMRRMMAEQPSEFDPRKFFAKTVDAMKQICIDRYEAFGTAGNADKIRPISLEKMVERYK; translated from the coding sequence ATGGCTCTTATTTCATTGCGCCAGCTCTTGGATCACGCCGGCGAACATGCTTACGGCGTACCAGCATTCAACGTAAACAACTTAGAACAAATGCGCGCAATCATGCTTGCAGCAGATGCGACAAATTCACCTGTTATCGTACAAGCATCAGCGGGTGCGCGTAAATACGCAGGTGCTCCATTTTTACGTCACCTTATCTTGGCTGCAATTGAAGAATGGCCACATATTCCAGTGGTGATGCACCAAGACCACGGTACAGATCCAGATGTTTGCCAACGTTCAATTCAATTGGGCTTCTCATCAGTGATGATGGATGGTTCATTAGGTGCAGACGGTAAAACACCAACCACTTATGAATACAACGTTGATGTAACACGTCGTACAGTACAAATGGCGCATGCGTGCGGTGTTTCTGTAGAAGGTGAAATCGGTTGTTTAGGTAGCCTTGAAACTGGTATGGCGGGTGAAGAAGATGGTGTGGGCGCTGAAGGTGTTCTCGATCATTCTCAACTTTTAACTTCAGTTGAAGAAGCACGTCAGTTTGTTGCAGATACCAATGTCGATGCACTTGCTATTGCAGTTGGTACTTCACATGGTGCGTACAAGTTTACGCGTCCACCTACAGGCGATATTTTGGCAATTGACCGTATTAAAGAAATTCATGCGGCTCTTCCAAATACGCATCTTGTAATGCACGGTTCAAGCTCTGTACCACAAGAATGGTTAGCGATCATCAACCAGTATGGCGGCGACATCAAAGAAACTTACGGTGTTCCTGTTGAGCAATTGGTTGAAGCAATCAAACATGGTGTGCGTAAAATCAATATCGATACAGACTTACGTTTAGCATCGACAGGTGCAATGCGCCGTATGATGGCAGAACAACCAAGCGAATTCGATCCTCGTAAATTCTTCGCAAAAACTGTTGATGCAATGAAACAAATTTGTATCGATCGTTATGAAGCATTTGGTACTGCAGGCAATGCTGACAAGATTCGTCCAATTTCTTTAGAGAAAATGGTTGAACGTTATAAATAA
- a CDS encoding EamA family transporter yields MELILAAALCSVLVSILLKVSKAKGLNPMQMICWNYAIASLLCFYWFKPDLSHVSLSNTPWWLILSLGLLLPSVFLCLSKSLQTAGIVKTEVAQRLSVILSLGAAYFIFNEQFGILKLIGIGLGITAVLCIIYSHRSSHAQASASSSGMFYLASVWVGYALVDILLKYTTGLGVQFSVALTLMFICAFVFSFLYVLFTTKQIGSSTNIFLGLCLGVLNFANIALYVKAHMLLKDSPAIVFAGMNILVVLLGVLSGLIFFKEKLKTSTSLGLGLGIMSVLCLAYAMIV; encoded by the coding sequence ATGGAGCTGATCCTTGCGGCAGCACTTTGCAGCGTTTTGGTATCAATACTACTGAAAGTTTCTAAGGCTAAAGGCTTGAATCCTATGCAGATGATTTGCTGGAATTATGCGATTGCAAGTCTTTTGTGTTTCTATTGGTTTAAACCGGATTTAAGCCATGTTTCTCTAAGTAATACACCATGGTGGCTTATTCTTAGCCTAGGCTTGTTATTACCGAGTGTGTTTTTATGTTTATCTAAGTCATTACAAACTGCGGGTATTGTCAAAACTGAAGTCGCACAACGTTTATCAGTCATCTTATCTTTAGGTGCTGCTTATTTCATTTTTAATGAGCAGTTTGGCATACTTAAACTTATCGGGATTGGTTTAGGTATTACAGCAGTCTTATGTATTATTTATTCACATCGCAGCAGCCATGCTCAAGCTAGTGCTAGTTCATCAGGTATGTTCTATTTAGCAAGTGTGTGGGTGGGTTATGCCTTGGTGGACATCTTGCTGAAATACACGACAGGTTTAGGAGTACAATTCTCAGTCGCTTTAACCTTAATGTTTATATGTGCCTTTGTATTTTCATTTTTATACGTTTTATTCACCACAAAACAAATAGGTTCATCTACAAACATTTTTTTGGGATTATGTTTGGGCGTGCTTAATTTTGCCAATATCGCGCTATACGTTAAAGCACACATGTTACTTAAAGATAGCCCCGCAATTGTATTTGCAGGGATGAATATTTTGGTGGTGTTATTGGGTGTTTTGAGTGGGCTTATTTTCTTTAAGGAAAAACTTAAAACCAGTACCAGTCTAGGGTTGGGCTTAGGAATTATGAGTGTACTTTGTTTAGCCTATGCCATGATTGTTTGA